The nucleotide sequence ACCTATTGCGAAGGCATGGAGGTCGATGCGCCGAAAGCACTTCGTACTGTGATGTTGTCCGGGGACTGGATCGGTTTGTCACTGCCTGAACGTTACCGCGCCTTCAATCCTGATGGTGTTTTGAGTGCAATGGGCGGTGCTACAGAAGCGGCTATTTGGTCAAACGAATATATCGTCAAAGCAGTTGAAGCACAGTGGCGCTCCATTCCGTATGGCTATCCTTTAGCTAACCAGCGCTACCGTGTCGTGGGTGAAGATGGTCGTGATTGCCCTGATTGGGTTGTCGGTGAGCTTTGGATTGGTGGCTCCGGTGTCGCATTAGGCTACTTTAATGATGAAGAACGTACTTCCGCTCAATTTGTTGTCGATCAAGGGGAACGCTGGTACCGCACCGGTGATCTGGGTTGTTACCATCCTGAAGGTTGGCTTGAATTTCTGGGACGTCGTGATAGTCAGGTAAAAATTGGTGGTTACCGAATTGAGTTGGGGGAAATTGATGCGGCCCTTAATCAAGTCACTGGGATTAGTAAAGGAGTGGCACTCGCCAGTGGCGAAAAAGAGAAGTCGCTAGTGGCGTTCCTTGAATTAGAAGGTGATTCTTTATGCCAACGGATCAATCGTGCACCGCAGTTATCCGCTGGCTATCGTGAGCTGTTCCCCGCAATGCATGCAATAACCGCAGATAGCAGTGAACCTCAAGTTGCCATGTTCCTGCTGGAACATCTATCTCGTCACGGTATTACCTTTACTTCACCGCAGTCACTGACAGATTGCTTGAAACACTATCAGCCCCAAGCGGAGTATCATGACTGGTTTGCCCGTATGTTGGCATATCTTTGCCAATGTAAGGTACTGGTTGAATCTACACCGTATATATATCAGGCCGGATGGTTACCCGCTACATCCAATGATCAGGCGATAGGTATCCCGGAACGTTGGCACACTGTGTTACGCGATGTTCTTACCGGGCAACAGACGGCGGTTGCATTACTTGACGATCCGCAATTCGCACCGGAACAACAATTGTTTGTGTTGCCAGAAACCCAGCAGTGGCTGACCGGGTTGCAACAAGTCATCACCATCCTCTCTCAGAGATTACAACGCCCCGTGACTTTGATGGAGTTTGATGCTCGCAGCGGTCGCTGTGCGCAGTGGTTAGCAGAGCATATTACTGATCAGCATCTCTGTTATCTCGGCTTTGAACGTTCTCAGGCACTGGTCAATCAGGCGCAAACACGGTTAAGCGGTTATGCTCATGCATCAGTACAATATTGGTCTAAAGTGCAAGGTTGGTCTAAACAAGTTCCTGAATCGCTGCAACATCAGGCTGATATTATTCTGCTGAATAATGTATTACACCGGGAAGAAGATCCTGCACGTTGTCTCAAGGAATTGGTACCATTTGCTCAACCCGGCGCGTTGATATTGGCAATGGAGTTGCAACAGGCATCGTCTCTTTCCCTGATTACGACTGAATTGCTTTCACCTCAAGGTATTCAATTACGTTCTGCGTCACAGTGGTTATTGTTATTGCCACAACTATTACCACTACTACCACTACAGGCTGAAACGCCAATTACCATCGGTAACCTTAGTGTGTTATTGATGCAAACAAGTGACAGCGTAACTATTCCTGATCGGGAAAAAATTAAGTCTGTGCTGGCACAACATCTGCCGGGATATATGATCCCACAGCGCTTGCATATTATTCCTCGTCTGCCATTGACACCTAACGGCAAAATTGATCGTAAGGCGCTATCGCAAGAACTACAGTCTGCGATAAAAACAGAGACAGCACCGCGCCAGAATGAAATGGCCTTGTTGAATGCGGTGGAACAAACCGTTGCCGGCATTTGGCAACGCTTGCTCAATACAGAACAACTGGGCTGTGACAGTGACTTTTTCCAACTTGGCGGTGATAGTCTTCTGGCTACGCGTTTGGTTGGTGAACTGACACAACAAGGCTTTAAAGGTGAGCTGGGCCATCTTTTCCGTAACCCACAATTGGCAGCATTTGCGGCTACACTGGTTCCTCTGGCTGAAACTTCATCAACAGAGTGCGCTCTGCCGAAAGAGCAAAATGAGTACCAGCCTTTCCCACTCACGGAAGTTCAGCAGGCTTATTTGGTCGGACGCCATCCGGGTTTCGCTTTAAGTGGTGTTGGCGCGCATTTCTTTATTGAATACCAGATAGAGCAGTTAGATGTTCAACGTTTAAATCGGGTGTTAAATCGTCTGATTCAGCGTCATCCCATGCTCAGAACCGTGGTTGTCAATGGGCAGCAACAGGCATTAGAAAATGTCCCGCTGTTCTCCGTCAAACAACATCAATTCACCAATATTACGCAGGCAGATACATTACGCGAACAGCTTTCGCATCAAGTATTAGATGCCAGTAGCTGGCCAGTGTTCGATTTTCAGCTTGCGCAAGATGATGGGATTGTCTCCCGGCTATTTGTCAGCTTGGATAATCTGCTATTAGACGGGTTGAGCATGCAGATATTGCTGGCCGAGTTAGAACAGCTTTATCTCGACGAGCAGCATGAATTGCCACCATTGAAAGTCACATTCCGGGATTGTGTACTACGCCAGCAACAGGCACCAGCACATCAGCGTTCGCTGCAATATTGGCAGGAGCAAGTGAAAACATTACCACTGGCACCACAATTGCCACTGCGTATTGCCCCGGAAAAGGTTCAATCGCCACGTTTTGTGCGCTATAGCGATCGGCTATCTGCATATGAATGGAGCCAGTTGAAACAACATGCAGCTCCTTATCAAATAACGCCTTCCGCGCTATTAATTGCGGCTTATGCAGCGGTTCTTTCTGCGTTCAGTACTAAACCGGAGTTAACGCTCAACCTTACTCTGTTCGATCGCCCACACTGGCATGAAGATATCAATCACATTTTGGGTGATTTCACTTCTCTGTCATTACTGGCCTGGCACCCGGAGAAAAATTGGTTATCAAGTGCCCGTAGATTGCAACAACAGTTATGGCAGGATCTAGATCACCGTCACATTTCAGCAATTAGAGTGATGCGTGAATTGGTACAGAGCCGTAGCGCCGATGCGGCCATTATGCCGGTCGTTTTCACCAGTGCATTGGGAACACACCAAGGGCAATTCCTTTCGCATTCATCGTGGATGAAACCCGTTTGGGGTATTTCCCAAACGCCACAAATCTGGTTGGATCACCAGGTTTATGAATCTGATAATGAACTTTGTCTAAATTGGGATGCTGTCGAAGAATTGTTTGAACCACATCAGTTGCAAAACATGTTCAATAGCTACATGACGCTATTGCGTGCCCTTGCGGCTCAGCCAGAAAGTTGGCATGCAGCACTGGAACAATTGATGCCACGCCAGCAATCCGTGATGGTTGAAAATACTGCTGTTGCCATTGCGCCATCATTGCGTTCAGAGGGATATGACCCTCAAATATGCAGTAAAATTCAACGTCTGTTCTTGTCCATAACAAATCATCCTATTAACGCACAACAAAACTTTTTTGAGGCAGGAGCCAGCTCGCTACAGCTAATTCAATTGCACAGCAAACTACAACATGCGGGTTTTTATCATCTTGCCGTGACCGATTTATTTGCTTATCCAACACCAGAGACGCTCAGTTTGCGCTGCCGGAAGGATTCCCACGACGGAAATCGCCAGTCGATTACCCCTCGTCAGCGTCAACAACAGAAGCGTCTGCAACAACGGGAAAAACGTCATAAAGGAGCTGCATAATGACTGATTTAACGTCTCATTACGATAATTGCGATCCTGTCGCAGTGATTGGCCTTGCCTGCCGCTTTCCGCAGGCACCAGATAGCGATACTTTCTGGCATAACCTGCAACACGGAGCTGAGTGTACTGTTCCACTCTCCCGTCAAACATTATTAGATGCAGGTATTCCTCTTGAAGTCATTGAGAGTGAAAATTTTGTCAATCGGGCAGCGATATTAGAGAAAGCGGAACAATTTGACGCCTCGCTGTTTGGTTATTCACGGCAGGAAGCGGAGATGCTCGATCCTCAACAGCGTCTTTTTCTCCAGACCGCTTGGCATGCTCTTGAACATGCCGGTTATGCGCCACGTCATGTCCCGTTGAAAACCGGTGTTTTTGGTAGCAGCCGGGTCAGTACTTGGCCTTCATGGTCACAATTTTCCATGACCGATGTTGGCAAAGTTAAAGGGCTTCAAGCGTTAATCAGTAACGATAAAGATTATCTTGCGACACGTACCGCTTATAAATTAAACCTAAAAGGCCCGGCACTGACGGTACAAACA is from Photorhabdus laumondii subsp. laumondii and encodes:
- a CDS encoding non-ribosomal peptide synthetase, with product MHKDFVSPDSLRQIISGLFTQKNTLVDDNDDLIRKGLDSMQMMALLNQLRRQGYRVTLRELYQKPTLYAWSQLLQRHAPVTHTALKPDVAQPLIADARPFPLTAVQHAYFVGRSPEQTLGGVGCHLYQEFDGIGLEPEPLEAAIHKLIQRHPMLRVRFLPDGRQQGMADAYWKKLTVHDLRSFTAEEQRQALNNIREQLSHRVLQVEQGETFDIQLSLFGENQHRLHANIDLLIMDAASFSLFFTELAALIVKRNLPVIPSDYDFCRYLVQYQAQFAQARQEAEIFWRNRLDTLPPAPQLPLAKEPSLIKNVRIQRRCFRLAPEYWQRFKQLAQQNGVTPTMALATAFAGLLCRWNHAPRLLFNLTLFDRAPLHTEVDNLLADFTNILLLDIPADNLPFCQLAQDAQATFAEAYEHRHWSGVEVLRELKKRGSHPHGAPIVFTSNLGRPLYGENTRDVLGKPSWGISQTPQVWLDFVAFEHENTLNIQWDSNDELFPDGLMDTLFTAYQGFIGNLTENATQWSKELPDLMPKSQYQLRYQINNTTEPLPDALLHEGVFLQAERTPNIVALVTNNKEISYGELSLAARRLATVLQKMSVIPGDRVAISMEKSVGQIVAVLAILYIGGVYVPVPVDQPVNRRRAICESAGIRVVIIDPEQHIDLEKQGDDWSQDVHCVSWHQDEQWPPLANMVKRAVTDPAYIIYTSGSTGIPKGVVISHQSALNTCLDINRRHQVQSSDRLLALSALHFDLSVYDIFGILTAGGALVLINEAQRRDPSTWEMLIARHHVTLWNSVPALFDMLLTYCEGMEVDAPKALRTVMLSGDWIGLSLPERYRAFNPDGVLSAMGGATEAAIWSNEYIVKAVEAQWRSIPYGYPLANQRYRVVGEDGRDCPDWVVGELWIGGSGVALGYFNDEERTSAQFVVDQGERWYRTGDLGCYHPEGWLEFLGRRDSQVKIGGYRIELGEIDAALNQVTGISKGVALASGEKEKSLVAFLELEGDSLCQRINRAPQLSAGYRELFPAMHAITADSSEPQVAMFLLEHLSRHGITFTSPQSLTDCLKHYQPQAEYHDWFARMLAYLCQCKVLVESTPYIYQAGWLPATSNDQAIGIPERWHTVLRDVLTGQQTAVALLDDPQFAPEQQLFVLPETQQWLTGLQQVITILSQRLQRPVTLMEFDARSGRCAQWLAEHITDQHLCYLGFERSQALVNQAQTRLSGYAHASVQYWSKVQGWSKQVPESLQHQADIILLNNVLHREEDPARCLKELVPFAQPGALILAMELQQASSLSLITTELLSPQGIQLRSASQWLLLLPQLLPLLPLQAETPITIGNLSVLLMQTSDSVTIPDREKIKSVLAQHLPGYMIPQRLHIIPRLPLTPNGKIDRKALSQELQSAIKTETAPRQNEMALLNAVEQTVAGIWQRLLNTEQLGCDSDFFQLGGDSLLATRLVGELTQQGFKGELGHLFRNPQLAAFAATLVPLAETSSTECALPKEQNEYQPFPLTEVQQAYLVGRHPGFALSGVGAHFFIEYQIEQLDVQRLNRVLNRLIQRHPMLRTVVVNGQQQALENVPLFSVKQHQFTNITQADTLREQLSHQVLDASSWPVFDFQLAQDDGIVSRLFVSLDNLLLDGLSMQILLAELEQLYLDEQHELPPLKVTFRDCVLRQQQAPAHQRSLQYWQEQVKTLPLAPQLPLRIAPEKVQSPRFVRYSDRLSAYEWSQLKQHAAPYQITPSALLIAAYAAVLSAFSTKPELTLNLTLFDRPHWHEDINHILGDFTSLSLLAWHPEKNWLSSARRLQQQLWQDLDHRHISAIRVMRELVQSRSADAAIMPVVFTSALGTHQGQFLSHSSWMKPVWGISQTPQIWLDHQVYESDNELCLNWDAVEELFEPHQLQNMFNSYMTLLRALAAQPESWHAALEQLMPRQQSVMVENTAVAIAPSLRSEGYDPQICSKIQRLFLSITNHPINAQQNFFEAGASSLQLIQLHSKLQHAGFYHLAVTDLFAYPTPETLSLRCRKDSHDGNRQSITPRQRQQQKRLQQREKRHKGAA